One window from the genome of Pedococcus badiiscoriae encodes:
- a CDS encoding class I SAM-dependent methyltransferase, with protein MTSSGNPLAIDQSIAFWDARHQKLAHTYAGGDISYDDTANAMLNALRVGRLIDLIGTFSRPAAPLRILDGGCGTGWLTRELASFGHQVDGIDTSAQALATCRAQARPDGRDRYAQSRLDAWAPSYLYDVVVSVDVLFHIMEDDVWAASVRNLGMLVRSRGRLVIADHDLDADHHWGDYQVSRARHRYVDLLAPDGFVHSAFVPYAFRENHAGLHVFDRTS; from the coding sequence GGAATCCCCTCGCGATCGACCAGTCGATCGCGTTCTGGGACGCGCGCCACCAGAAGCTCGCGCACACGTATGCCGGCGGTGACATCTCGTACGACGACACCGCCAACGCGATGCTCAACGCCTTGCGGGTGGGCCGTCTGATCGACCTCATCGGCACGTTCTCCCGTCCCGCAGCGCCGCTGCGCATCCTCGACGGTGGCTGCGGGACCGGCTGGCTGACCCGTGAGCTCGCCTCGTTCGGCCACCAGGTCGACGGCATCGACACCTCGGCGCAGGCCCTCGCGACCTGTCGGGCCCAGGCGCGGCCCGACGGCCGCGACCGCTACGCGCAGAGCCGGCTCGACGCCTGGGCGCCGAGCTACCTCTACGACGTCGTGGTCAGCGTCGACGTGCTGTTCCACATCATGGAGGACGACGTGTGGGCGGCCTCGGTGCGCAACCTCGGGATGCTCGTCCGTTCGCGAGGCCGCCTGGTCATCGCCGACCACGACCTCGACGCCGACCACCACTGGGGGGACTACCAGGTGAGCCGGGCGCGCCACCGCTACGTCGACCTGCTCGCGCCGGACGGCTTCGTCCACAGCGCCTTCGTTCCCTATGCCTTCCGTGAGAACCACGCCGGTCTCCACGTCTTCGACAGGACATCGTGA